One Micavibrio aeruginosavorus ARL-13 genomic window carries:
- a CDS encoding LamG domain-containing protein translates to MKRIIAEKQANQKWAFVAAVLLLLSVVFMPRSALAACANPVGEEGQIVYNTTYGTMQYCDDTNWISMGATIAPGGNNGPTDGLVARWRMDDGTGSAIAADMLGLHNATLTNMNTTSAWISGIRGGALLFDGNNDYLAIPDHSTLDLESFTLTTWVRFDGPVAANYFFEKGTAGQANYRFYLYYNGSNYVLACGFHDGTTWRQIEQTVGPSLGVWYHLACTWDNVGKELIMYVNGVTAGYGAGPFTPVQNNAALWLGRSQLAGAGTLLGAMDDTRIYNRALSPAEVEEVLQSGTATAHASLLGRWKFDESSGLIATDSSPNANIGTLGGGPTWQPTGGRVNGALDFDGVNDTVIVYTHPVFNDINTLSVSAWIYPRGWGEGNRGRIIDKRTGAQESFIFYVLNPGHLVFEASRWNGSNGVWGSSSAVIPLNTWTHVVVTYDYGALGNDPALYVNGSPVGVTESTTPTGAVVAETANINIGNDNGTARTFNGLLDDVRMYGRVLAADEVAALYDNPEGGVCTNPFRAEGAIAFNSTSGVMQYCNGSDWISMGPTVAPGGAGCSNPAGDRGTMVYNTTHSVMQYCNGTDWVGIGK, encoded by the coding sequence GTGAAAAGGATTATCGCAGAGAAACAGGCTAATCAAAAATGGGCGTTCGTCGCGGCGGTCCTGTTGCTGCTGTCTGTTGTCTTTATGCCGCGATCGGCGCTTGCCGCCTGCGCCAACCCTGTCGGGGAAGAAGGGCAGATCGTTTACAACACCACCTATGGCACGATGCAATATTGCGACGATACAAACTGGATTTCCATGGGGGCCACCATCGCCCCCGGTGGCAATAACGGTCCAACGGATGGACTGGTGGCGCGGTGGCGGATGGATGATGGCACGGGCAGTGCGATTGCCGCCGATATGCTGGGCCTGCATAATGCCACCCTGACCAACATGAACACGACATCAGCCTGGATCTCCGGGATTCGCGGTGGTGCTTTGTTGTTTGATGGGAATAATGATTATCTGGCCATTCCCGATCATTCTACACTGGATCTGGAATCATTCACCCTGACGACATGGGTCCGATTTGATGGGCCCGTGGCTGCCAATTACTTCTTTGAAAAGGGGACGGCAGGGCAGGCGAATTACCGTTTTTACCTTTATTATAACGGGTCGAACTATGTTCTGGCCTGTGGCTTTCATGATGGCACGACGTGGCGGCAGATTGAACAGACCGTGGGACCATCGCTGGGGGTCTGGTATCACCTGGCATGCACATGGGATAATGTGGGCAAGGAATTAATTATGTACGTTAACGGTGTGACCGCCGGGTATGGGGCCGGGCCGTTTACGCCGGTACAGAATAACGCCGCGCTCTGGCTGGGGCGCAGCCAGCTGGCCGGTGCGGGAACTTTGCTGGGGGCGATGGATGATACGCGCATTTACAACCGCGCTTTGTCCCCGGCCGAGGTGGAAGAGGTGTTGCAGTCCGGAACGGCGACGGCCCATGCCAGCCTGCTGGGACGGTGGAAATTTGATGAATCCAGCGGGTTAATCGCGACAGACAGTTCCCCGAACGCGAATATCGGGACATTGGGCGGTGGCCCGACATGGCAACCCACGGGCGGGCGCGTCAATGGTGCGCTGGATTTTGATGGCGTGAACGATACCGTGATTGTCTACACCCACCCGGTATTTAACGACATCAACACGCTGAGCGTCTCCGCATGGATTTACCCGCGTGGCTGGGGCGAGGGTAATCGTGGACGGATTATTGATAAACGGACCGGGGCGCAGGAATCATTTATTTTTTATGTGCTGAATCCGGGCCATCTGGTGTTTGAGGCATCGCGATGGAATGGCAGCAATGGTGTTTGGGGGTCTAGTTCGGCCGTCATCCCGCTGAACACCTGGACGCATGTTGTGGTCACTTATGATTACGGCGCGCTTGGGAATGATCCCGCTCTCTACGTGAATGGCTCCCCTGTTGGGGTGACTGAATCCACAACGCCGACAGGGGCGGTGGTTGCGGAAACGGCCAACATTAACATCGGCAACGACAACGGAACGGCGCGAACGTTTAACGGTTTGTTGGATGACGTCCGCATGTATGGCCGCGTTTTGGCCGCGGATGAAGTGGCGGCTTTGTACGACAATCCGGAAGGTGGGGTTTGCACAAACCCGTTCCGGGCCGAGGGCGCAATTGCTTTCAATTCCACCAGCGGCGTCATGCAATATTGTAATGGGTCGGACTGGATTTCCATGGGGCCAACAGTGGCACCCGGTGGAGCCGGATGCTCCAATCCGGCGGGGGACCGAGGCACGATGGTTTACAACACCACGCACAGCGTGATGCAGTATTGCAACGGCACCGATTGGGTCGGGATTGGCAAATAA
- a CDS encoding Lcl domain-containing protein, whose amino-acid sequence MTAFKQRRAGQLSSFLLSAALGLAGAVVMSSPAWAACVSPAGNAGDMLFNDNYKVMQYCNNTDWVAIGVGSESTSTTIGQPTILNAVSGVAAPTSMARYGNFLYIIDETADTLTIFDISSPANPVIRGSVAVTGATRVVAPNNDFVYVTGNPNDTLYKVNVVDPDNPVVATSQTNATTLDGATGVDVLGSYAYTTLRTANTGVTAVNVATTPPTIAGTAFNANLDETTAIKISGNYGYVVTYAGAFGIVDLTTPASPTVTHVLGPDPTYYYGLLSIDVSGQYAYAVASERDRLGVIYISNPTNSWVVGTLEDTTWFNNSRDVFFVDDYVFATSYDNDSLAIVDVTDKGDPSIAYTVQNATYLNGAHDVIVNGNYIYVTATLAGSLVVLSTGGGSGGAPDGCTTIGQECSDGTVYAGLSPDGNFPMYTTHCDAGMTWNGASCTGTRSTFAFNNANASGDTVGGASSTTSGSANTASLLITDADSITGGTQPHQAAQYCGNLSASGRSDWYLPALDELAVLHTNRVAIGGFELNAGAAGAQRRLWSSTESGQFTAWRQNMPDGVTGDPVKDEINTARCVRKVNPSAGSCTSPAADQGDIIYNTTHHVMQYCNGTNWVPMGPNGNGGGGCSNPTGSAGDMTYNATHGVMQFCEGDTWVSMGPE is encoded by the coding sequence GTGACCGCGTTTAAACAGCGCAGGGCAGGGCAACTTTCATCCTTTTTACTCTCGGCGGCTTTGGGGCTGGCCGGTGCGGTGGTCATGTCCAGTCCGGCGTGGGCCGCGTGTGTCAGCCCGGCGGGGAACGCTGGTGATATGCTGTTCAATGATAATTACAAGGTCATGCAATATTGCAACAATACGGACTGGGTTGCAATTGGCGTGGGATCGGAATCGACGTCGACGACGATTGGCCAACCGACGATCCTGAATGCTGTTTCCGGCGTCGCTGCGCCGACAAGCATGGCACGGTATGGTAATTTCCTGTACATCATTGATGAAACGGCAGACACACTGACCATCTTTGATATCAGTTCCCCCGCAAACCCCGTCATACGCGGCAGTGTTGCCGTAACCGGGGCGACACGCGTTGTGGCGCCGAACAATGATTTTGTATACGTGACGGGCAACCCCAACGATACTTTATACAAGGTCAATGTCGTTGATCCCGACAATCCGGTCGTGGCGACATCGCAAACGAACGCCACCACGCTGGATGGTGCCACAGGTGTGGATGTTCTGGGGTCTTATGCCTATACCACATTGCGGACCGCGAACACGGGTGTGACCGCTGTGAATGTGGCAACAACGCCCCCAACAATCGCCGGCACGGCTTTTAATGCGAATTTGGACGAAACAACGGCGATTAAAATCTCCGGCAATTATGGTTACGTTGTAACGTACGCCGGTGCGTTTGGTATTGTTGATCTGACAACGCCAGCCTCTCCGACGGTGACCCACGTTCTGGGTCCAGATCCAACGTACTATTATGGACTTCTGTCCATTGATGTGTCGGGTCAGTACGCATATGCGGTAGCGAGCGAAAGAGACCGCTTGGGCGTCATTTACATTTCAAACCCCACCAACTCGTGGGTTGTCGGTACGTTGGAGGATACAACGTGGTTTAACAATTCTCGGGATGTATTTTTTGTCGACGATTATGTTTTTGCGACGTCCTATGACAACGATTCACTGGCAATTGTCGATGTAACCGATAAGGGCGATCCATCAATTGCCTATACGGTACAAAACGCAACGTATTTGAATGGCGCGCATGATGTGATTGTAAACGGGAATTATATTTATGTGACCGCCACGCTGGCTGGTTCCCTGGTTGTTTTGAGCACCGGTGGTGGATCAGGCGGCGCGCCGGATGGGTGTACAACAATTGGGCAGGAATGTTCTGACGGGACGGTCTATGCAGGCCTGTCACCGGACGGTAACTTCCCAATGTATACGACGCATTGTGATGCGGGAATGACGTGGAACGGGGCAAGCTGTACCGGAACGCGATCCACATTTGCATTCAACAATGCGAACGCCAGCGGTGACACGGTCGGCGGTGCCAGCAGCACCACCAGCGGTTCTGCAAACACGGCGTCGTTGTTGATCACAGACGCAGACAGCATCACAGGTGGCACGCAGCCGCACCAGGCCGCGCAGTATTGCGGTAATTTGTCGGCATCAGGGCGGAGTGACTGGTACCTGCCCGCGTTGGATGAGCTGGCCGTTTTGCACACCAATCGTGTGGCGATTGGCGGGTTTGAATTGAACGCCGGTGCCGCCGGGGCGCAACGTCGCTTGTGGTCATCGACTGAGAGCGGGCAGTTTACCGCCTGGCGTCAAAACATGCCCGATGGTGTGACCGGCGACCCGGTGAAAGATGAAATCAACACAGCGCGTTGTGTGCGCAAAGTTAATCCTTCGGCGGGGTCCTGCACAAGCCCGGCGGCGGATCAGGGTGATATTATTTACAATACGACCCATCATGTCATGCAATATTGCAATGGAACGAACTGGGTTCCCATGGGGCCGAATGGTAATGGCGGCGGCGGGTGCAGTAACCCGACGGGGTCCGCAGGGGATATGACCTATAATGCTACGCACGGCGTCATGCAATTCTGCGAAGGCGATACGTGGGTTTCAATGGGGCCGGAATAG
- a CDS encoding LamG domain-containing protein, with protein sequence MTVLRLLPHVSYAFTCFATMMVLAHSAAYAACATPAGNAGEIVYSSSQKFFQYCDGSDWKKMNQGAGSGSGGCANPTGDEGALIYNQDSCVFQGCAGNVWRAIGPKGASEPASTNMIGHWKYDETSGTVAADSSGNGHNATMLNGFSGATNSVSGKIGTALQPDGVDDYAIISHHPNFDNLVDITIAMWVKRDQTNDKYDPLLAKTSSSGAYPLTFEICNASQGSCGVSDNNKLSLYSDKTTPSAVVSAQTITDTDWHHVAVTRSGTNVTFYIDGASAGTATVNANSYGADAVSLRLGKESAASPSFDGSLDDLRFYGRALSAVEIGQLYALGVSTRQCNPAGTCLNPAGNSGDIVYNSSSNVMQYCNGTGWIAIGQ encoded by the coding sequence ATGACAGTTCTACGCCTTCTTCCCCATGTTTCGTATGCTTTCACATGCTTTGCCACGATGATGGTTCTTGCGCATTCTGCCGCGTATGCCGCGTGTGCTACACCGGCCGGAAACGCGGGGGAGATTGTTTACAGTTCTTCACAAAAATTCTTCCAATATTGCGATGGATCAGACTGGAAGAAGATGAACCAGGGGGCGGGGTCCGGATCTGGCGGATGCGCAAACCCCACAGGTGATGAGGGTGCTCTTATTTACAACCAAGATTCTTGTGTTTTTCAGGGATGTGCCGGAAACGTGTGGCGGGCCATTGGGCCAAAGGGGGCCTCTGAACCAGCCTCTACAAATATGATTGGTCACTGGAAATACGATGAAACCAGCGGGACCGTGGCGGCGGATAGTTCTGGTAATGGCCACAATGCGACGATGTTGAATGGATTTTCCGGGGCTACGAATTCTGTTTCTGGAAAAATTGGTACGGCGTTACAGCCTGATGGGGTGGATGATTATGCAATTATCAGCCATCATCCGAATTTCGACAATTTAGTTGATATTACGATTGCTATGTGGGTCAAACGTGATCAGACCAATGATAAATATGATCCTCTGTTGGCCAAGACAAGCTCGTCGGGTGCTTATCCGTTGACGTTTGAAATTTGTAATGCCTCTCAAGGAAGTTGCGGTGTTTCAGATAATAATAAATTGAGTTTGTATTCAGATAAGACAACCCCGTCGGCAGTCGTGTCTGCACAGACAATTACAGATACAGATTGGCACCATGTTGCAGTTACCCGCTCTGGCACAAATGTTACTTTTTATATAGATGGTGCCAGCGCAGGAACTGCGACAGTCAATGCAAACTCCTACGGTGCTGATGCGGTTAGCCTGCGTTTGGGTAAAGAATCCGCCGCGTCACCATCTTTTGATGGGTCGTTAGATGATCTCAGGTTTTATGGCCGCGCTCTCAGCGCTGTTGAGATCGGGCAGCTTTATGCTTTGGGTGTTTCTACGCGTCAATGTAATCCGGCGGGGACTTGTTTAAATCCGGCAGGAAATTCGGGTGATATTGTGTATAATTCCAGTTCTAATGTGATGCAATATTGTAACGGCACGGGCTGGATTGCCATTGGGCAGTAG